CTGTCTAGAAATAGTACATATAGTGTCCACACTATTGTCTGATAACACGTTGGGCCAAaattggttgtaacaccctcggtgttacattgcactgtttttgttaaaacactgcatgagcatcatacttgtatgtggatgtgtgtaatatagggtataagtAATGTACATAACTTGAAACATTCATCAGCAACatgaaacaaatgttacatttcaaGTCACTTTATATCGTTTAGGGTCCTAagtaaatttttatcaaacaaaaaTGCAATGGAACGCTTATGCGAGACTTTGATAAAGCTCATAGTATGAACTTCGTAGGTAACAGTGAAATACTCATGGTCGGGAACGAGGGCCACTAGCTAGCTTAGTGGGTAGCATGGAAATCAAAAGTGACACGAATCTAAAAGAATGACGTAGTCGTTTCTTAAGTCAGAGAGTGTGTCAACGaggctaaaagcatctaggcccctaagtggatttcggtgattaatgtcaatacaagattactatgactaacgtgtgttttgcagaggcaattaagttaggtcatggtaatggagatcgattgggcaatcgaggttgtcatgcccctacgatggaaatcgtttcggttttcaaaggatggacgacaaggttaaggatgactagttctaagtgtcgattgaagttggagagacacttagagtagtttaggactttgttttacctttggccgtactatgaaggggggtatgaacgggtagcttgacctagttgagtctagtgagttaggtgtggtgcacacttgtgaaaactagctctaggtagctcctatgaatgcctaaaatcctttggagcaaacttcattcacatatgattgaaagttggaagtgaatggagggtcaaatactgaccggacgctggctccggtgcgaccgaacgctggccgcagggtccggtcagttcatttgactgtgaagaacaagtctggtgtgatcggacgctggaaggtcgtgtgaccggacgctgagggccagcgtccggtcNNNNNNNNNNNNNNNNNNNNNNNNNNNNNNNNNNNNNNNNNNNNNNNNNNNNNNNNNNNNNNNNNNNNNNNNNNNNNNNNNNNNNNNNNNNNNNNNNNNNCTCTCCCCCATCGCCATTGCCATCTCCCTCTTTCCACTTGCTGCAGGTCCCTTCCGCTCTGAACAATCGCCGCCGCCATTTCTGCAGTTTTATTTAATTTCCTCGTCCTGTGCACCCCCAATCGTCCAAGAAGACCACCCGGGATCCCAGAAAAGTTGCGCCCTTTGCACGTCTCCCAGCCCCGAAACCGCAAGAACGCgttcaaaaaaaattatcaaaagCCAACCTTCCAATCTTCCTTGGATTCTTTTCGGTTCTTGGGAACGAACTGCACAGTTGCCTTCACCTGGTGGTGCCGACAAGCAATGGGGAGGAAGTGCCACGCCGGGGCCGCGCTGGCCGTCGCGttcgcggcagcggcggcggccgccgtcgCTGCCGACCGGGGGCTTTCACTGGTTGGCGCCGCGGTGGCGCCGGTGGAGGAGGAGATGAGCCTGTTCCGGAAGGTGGCCAATCTGATGTGGAGGAGCGACGGCAACTCGTACCAGCACGTGTGGCCGGTAATTACAAAACCGCTTCGGTTTTTTTTCCcagcatttttttgttttcttttcacgGAAAAAAGAGCATTTTGTTTGTTTTTACCGGAGCTCAGTTGCTAGTTTAACAGTTTGCGCTGGGTTAAGTTTACAAAGTTAGAATTTGGATATGTTTGGTAGGCTCCGAGTGTCAGAGCTCATCTGCTCTGGATTTATCATGGAATCCAGTTTGGGTCATGCAGAACCGTCCTAAAATATCTGTCGCTTTCGTTTCTCGAGAAAtaattttaacaaaatatatattaaaaaatattaatatttatgatacataattggtatcatcggaaagatttttgaatttagttttttaataaatttatttgaagatacaaatgttgctagttttttttataaaaagtcAAACTTGTAACACGAAAACCGAAAACGATAAATAaactgggacagagggagtatatcctATTGAATTTGAGATGACCTACAGCACTCAGCCTCTTCGCatttcgtaaacgatcgtaaatttctagccgggaacagtgtttttctttcacaccaaaccagccagcagtaaataatccacgatacgatacggcctcccgaacaggctgactgTCGTGATCTGATCCGACCTGTACTTTTCAACAGTTATTCTTTACTGCTTTTAAGACATGATGTTTTCACTTGGTGAATCTTGTTTGGTTGCTTTCTACAGCCAATGGAAGTTGGGTGGCAAGTTGTGCTGGGCTCACTGATCGGATTCTTCGGTGCGGCATTCGGGAGTGTTGGCGGAGTTGGTGGCGGCGGGATCTTTGTGCCGATGCTGACACTCATCATTGGGTTTGACCCAAAATCATCTACTGCGATATCAAAGTGTGAGGATCTAACTGCTTCATGTGGATCCttcctcttgtgtgcatgttccGAAAGCAACAGTTTCGCTGTCCACAGTCGATTTATAGGGCTTGTTTAGTGTATTATTTCCTTTGGTTGATTCATGTGTGCAGTAGTATGTGTCTTCATCTGGTATCTTTTCTGTCCTGCTGCTGTTGTAGTATACTTCTGGAAAGCGAGCCTTtggctaaggccttgtttagttcacgaaaatttttggaaaatggtactgtagcactttcgttgttatttggcaattagtgtccaatcatagtctaattaggcttaaaagattcgtctcgtgaatttcgtctaaactatgtaattagttttattttttatttatatttaatgcttcatgcatgcgtccaaagattcgatgtgacggggaatcttgaaaatttttgcaaaatgaaaTACAACTAAACAGCACCTAATTAGGATCGTTTTATTATATCCTGAAAGCAGTAGTTGCTGCTATTCTTTTCAGTAGTTTTTTTTTATGCCATGCAGGTTCCTGTGATGATTGATAATTAATAGATACATGTGTCGACAGAATACATCTTTCTACCTTTGTTGGAAGTAATACTTAATCTTCAGCACAATGTAGACCTCATCATCTTTCTACCTTTGTTGGAAGTAATACTTAATTTTCAGCACAATGTAGACCTCATCTCATGCATAGAAAAGGGAGCTATAAAGGTCAAAAGCTGTACAAAAGGAATAGAAATATACAATATGGATGAGAGGTACAAGGATACTGCATTGGGTTCTAAACTACTCCAGCATACGAGTACTGTGTTGCCCGTATGCATGCATGCACCTTGCTTGTTGGATATTGCCTTTCACTTGCAAACTTAATTTTTTGATGTCCATTGTCAGGTGTAGAGACATGATTACTtggaactctttttttttttgttagtaCCTAATTATCTATCTGTTCTTTGTATGGCTGGTTTACATTATTTTCTGTGCGATTCAAAGAAAAATCTTCTTACCAAATTTCTATACATCCATACAAACTATAACAACATTATATAACAAAATCATTTATTTGTAGATCATCATTTTTTACTACTTTTATTGAGACGTTTTACTCTTTGGGACAGGTATGATTATGGGAGCGTCTGTTTCAACTGTTTACTATAATCTCAAGCTAAAACATCCGACTTTGGACATGCCGGTGATTGATTATGACCTAGCTGTGCTCATTCAGCCTATGCTAATGCTTGGGATCAGCATTGGTGttatttttaatgtcatattTCCTGACTGGCTGGTCACAGTTCTCCTGATAATTCTTTTCCTAGGTGCTTATCTTGTACCAGTTCCCAAAACTATGAAATACCTCATCTATTGTTCATGAATGACCTTACACTTTCAAATTTGATAATAGGCACATCCACAAAAGCCTTTCTGAAGGGCATTGAGACATGGAAGAAAGAGACAATAATCCAAAGGGTAATCTTTTGTGACTTCCTTGTCTCCTTTGTTAACTGTGAGGCTTTGTTTTACATATTTTTCACATCCTACAATATAGTAATGTGGTAAACTTCTTTTCTTCCAGGAGGCTGCAAAACGTTTGGAGCAAAGTGCAGGTAAGAGAGAAATAAATGTGCTCATTTGTCACAAATGCAGAATCTATTCCTTACCTTTTTCAACCGTTCAGCTGAGGAAGCAGAGTATGCACCACTTCCTACTGGACCAGGTGCGGCAGCAAACCAAAAAACCCTCTCATCAGATGAAGCGGTAAACATCTAATGATCATATATATACTCAGCTGCATTCTTTTGAAACTGTAGTTATAAGGATTTTAATCTAGAAAGTTTCCACTGTTTCAGCCATCACTTATAAAGAACATTCACTGGAAGGAGGTTGGTCTTCTTTCATTTGTGTGGGTGGCATTCCTTGTTCTTCAGGTCACAAAGGTCAGGATTTCTGCAGAAAGTTACATTCTAAAATTTAGACGTTGACATCGGCCTCGTGTAATTCAGTGAATATTGTGTTAATTTGTATGATTTGTCTCCAATATTTTCCAGTTTCTTTGGGCCTTCTCAACAGGAATATTTTAACAACTATGTTGTTTCCTTTCATGTTTTCAGAATTACACTGCTACTTGCTCCCCATGGTACTGGGTCTTGAACCTTCTCCAGGTATGGCATGTTAGAATATAAAAGATTTGTGTGTGGTTACAAATCTGCAATATTGGCCACACACCCATGTATGGAACACAACATGATTAAATCTTTCTGTGGTTGGACATAGGTTCCAGTGTCAGTAGGAGTGACACTGTATGAAGGATTTGGGCTGATGAGTGGGAAGAGGGTGTTATCATCAAAGGGAAGTGAACAAACTACCATGAAATTTCATCAGGTAGTTGTATACGGTCTATTCGGTATAGCTGCAGGACTAGTCGGTGGACTCCTAGGTCTCGGAGGTGGCTTCATTATGGGGCCACTGTTCTTGGAGCTTGGCATCCCTCCCCAGGTACACTGCTTCCCTACTCCTGTTTTAATGTCTGCTCAAATCATGCATTGACACTGAAACACTTCCATATCTGATTCTATGATAGGTTTCTAGTGCTACGGCTACCTTTGCAATGATGTTCTCATCTTCCATGTCAGTTGTCGAATACTACCTCTTGAACCGGTTTCCAGTGCCTTATGGTATAAGCTGTTTCTTCCACGTTCATGCAATTTTTCTCTTCTAATAACAGTGATACACATATTTGACTTGATTCCTTGGCCTTTTCTTCAGCTGTTTATTTCACCTTTGTGGCGTTTGTTGCTGCCCTCATCGGCCAGCATGCGGTGAGGAAGTTGATCAACTGGTTAGGGCGGGCATCACTTATCATCTTCATACTGgctttcatgatcttcgtcaGCGCGATTTCTCTCGGTACCATCTTCTACACTTGATTGGAATTGATTAAATCCCACTCTTAACCACGTTACCTAAGCAATCCTCTTCTCAACCTGTAGGTGGGGTTGGCGTCTCTAACATGGTTCACAAGATTGCACGACACGAGTACATGGGGTTTGAGAACCTTTGCAAGTACGATGCATAGGAAGCAGGAAGGTTGAAGATGTGAGTTGTGTGGTGTGCAGTTCTCCGCAAGCAGAAGTGGGATATAATTCAAGGATCAAAAGGGTTCCATGATTCAATTTTGGTGCATAGGACTGAAGAGATTCTAGCTGCGACAGCTCTGAAGGGAGGCTAGCTGCATAGATTGGTTTCAGATGAATTTTGGAGCATGTTTTCGGTGGTCTCTAGTTTCCATTTTAAGTCAACTAAGCCAAGTGTCATCACTTTGTATGAATTTTTTCCTAACAAATGTAGAGATGATTTTCTGCCACGGCAGGATATCGTCAGTGTATTTCGTTGTAGGAAATGTACATTGCACATCTTCAGATAACATCCTATAGTACTCTGCAATATGAAAACTTCAGAAATGTGTGCTTTTATGCTCACT
Above is a genomic segment from Miscanthus floridulus cultivar M001 chromosome 3, ASM1932011v1, whole genome shotgun sequence containing:
- the LOC136541872 gene encoding sulfite exporter TauE/SafE family protein 3-like; amino-acid sequence: MGRKCHAGAALAVAFAAAAAAAVAADRGLSLVGAAVAPVEEEMSLFRKVANLMWRSDGNSYQHVWPPMEVGWQVVLGSLIGFFGAAFGSVGGVGGGGIFVPMLTLIIGFDPKSSTAISKCMIMGASVSTVYYNLKLKHPTLDMPVIDYDLAVLIQPMLMLGISIGVIFNVIFPDWLVTVLLIILFLGTSTKAFLKGIETWKKETIIQREAAKRLEQSAAEEAEYAPLPTGPGAAANQKTLSSDEAPSLIKNIHWKEVGLLSFVWVAFLVLQVTKNYTATCSPWYWVLNLLQVPVSVGVTLYEGFGLMSGKRVLSSKGSEQTTMKFHQVVVYGLFGIAAGLVGGLLGLGGGFIMGPLFLELGIPPQVSSATATFAMMFSSSMSVVEYYLLNRFPVPYAVYFTFVAFVAALIGQHAVRKLINWLGRASLIIFILAFMIFVSAISLGGVGVSNMVHKIARHEYMGFENLCKYDA